The DNA region ATTTGGCTTAATCTTGTAGAAAAACAAGGCCAGAATAGGCGCAACAACTAAAATGAATGGTGATAACAAGATAAATATTATCAGTAAAGCCAAGTAAGCCAACAAACGTAACCAGTTAATATTCTTTTTCTTCATTATTTATATTTCTCCCAAAAGTATCTATTCTTTCCCATATTGCCTAACATTATATCGGCCGTCATTCTAAACTGCAATGATTATCGTTCTTTTATTTACAAAATGTAAAATAGATAAAATTATTTCTCGTCAAGAGTTCACAAAATCAATGTCTATAGTCTTTTTACAATAATCATCAGGAAAATTTCTGGTATGATACTTGTAATAGAAAGTCGATTGAGGTGAAATCATGTTAGCGAAAGAAGAATTACCGGTATGTCCAGTAGCGACAACGGTCGATCTAATTGTGAATAAATGGAAGGTTTTAATTATTCGAGAATTATTAAAGGGAACTTACCGTTTCAATGAACTGCACCGGTCTATTGAAGGAATCAGTCAGAAAGTCTTGACGGAAAACCTGCGCAAGTTGGAGTCAGACGGGATTATCCAGCGGACCGTCTATGCAGAAGTGCCACCAAGAGTGGAGTATTCCTTGAGTGAATTGGGCGATACCTTAAGACCTATTATTGAAGTGATGCGGGCCTGGGGGAACGATTATTTGAACGGTAACCTGCCTGGAATTGAAAATACAGAAAAAAATTAAAAATATTTTTTGCTGGCAAAGCCTTGGTATCCGTCATTACTTACCAATAAGTAAGTAGCTAAGGAAAAAGTGCCTACTTTTAGTAAGTGGATTTTCATGGTTAAATATACCTATCAACAAGTAACCAATAAACTTACAAATGAAAGAGGTATATAAACATGGTAAATATTACAGTATTCGGTAAAGGTAACATGGGTTCAGCAATCGGTGGCTTATTCCAAGAAGCAGGAAACGACGTCGCTTACATCGGTTCTCAAGACGGTAAACAAGCATTAGGCGACATTGTTGTATTGGCAGTGCCTTATGCAGCAGTAGATGGCATCATCTCTAACTACGCTGACGAATTAGCGGGCAAAATCATTGTTGATATCACAAACCCAGTAAATTTCGACACTTTCGATGGTTTAGTCGTACCAGCTGACTCATCAGCAGCCCAAGAAATCCAAGCAAAAGTAAGTGGTGCGAAAGTTATCAAAGCTTTCAACACAAACTTTGGAACTACATTAGCCTCTAAACAAGTTGGCGACAACACGACAACTGTTTTAGCAGCCGGTGAAGCAGACGCTAAAGCAACCTTCAAAGATGCATTAGAAGGTAGTGGCTTGAACTTTGTAGACGCAGGTGAATTATCACGTGCTCGTGAATTAGAAGCAATTGGCTTCCTACAAATCACATTAGCAGCCCGCGAAGAAATCGCTTGGACAGCAGGATTTGCAGTAGTTAAATAAAGCCCGATATAGAGACTAGAATTAGTTATAAAAATATTATAGATTTAACACAACCACTAACGACTCAGTTAATACTAGCTTGTTGGTGGTTTTTATTTTGCCACATCCACAAAAAAATAAGCCGTAACACCCGGGGTAGTGGGTTTCACGGCTTTTAGGGGTAGGTATTTTAATCTAGTTGATCACTTTATTTGGATCAAAGTCGGTGTGTGTATTGGCTGTTTGCGTAGATTGTTTTTCATTGTAATTATCTAATAAGGACATGGCAATCGTCGTCAAGACACCAATTACAGCTGCGTCATCCACAAATCCCAAGGGACCGAAGATATCTGGTAAGACATCAGCTGGGAAGACGGTATAAGCGAGTGCTAATCCAGTAATCGCCTTGATGTAGGTAGGTGTTTCCTTATTAAATAAGGCTTTGGCGAACTTGCCCAAGGTCATTTTTGATGTTTGTTTCATTGCGTACATCATCCTTTCTCATGTCTATATATTAAATGGAAAAGGGATTTGATGTATCCGTCCTAAGACCTAATTTAGGGATTTGTCTTCGTTAAATCTAGATACATGATATGCATATCCACATAACGACCGTCTTTCACTTGGAAACCGCCTGGAATAGTTCCCACAATTTCAAAGCCAAATTTCTCGTAAGTATGGATAGCAGCCTTGTTTTCGGCCACAACCGCGTTAAATTGAATCCCTCTAAAACCGTGCATTTTAGCCGTTTCAATGGATTTTGCTACTAAGTCATTGATCAAACCCTGACCCCGGAAGGCTTTATTCACTGCGTAAGTCCCGTTGGCCACGTGACTAGCGCGCCCTTCGTTATTTGCTTTAATCAGGTAGTAGCCAGCAATCTGATCATCCACCAGCAAGACGTCAACTTGGTCATAAGCAGCCAGTTTCTTCTCAAATGCGGCACTTGAATAGAGGTCTAAACCTGGGAAGGCGACACCGTCCACCAAAATATCGTTCCATATTTCTCTAAGAACTTCCGTGTCGACTTGAGTGTAATGTTTAAAAATTTTCATACTTTTAGACCTCCTATAAAGTTGTGTCGAATTCCCTTATTATATCCATACGAATCACATGCTTACAATAGTGCGTAAACAATAATATTCTTTAGACAGACAATATGCCATCTAAGGTGATGATAGGTGAAGCATAAGGCCTAAGGCTTAATTTTTTAAACTATCGTTCAATAATGCCTCGAATTGAGAGGGTTGACATTCCTTTAAAAGATTGTTTGAATAGAGTTAATTCATAGAGACATTTGGGGTGCTGTGACAGCTGAGATTATACCCATGGAACCTGATACAGTTAATACTGGCGAAGGAAAATGTAGTAAATACTGTCGAAAATATGATTCATTTGGCTTTTTGCCTTGCTATCATTCATTTGGACACTATTTCCCCCCCTTTTGTCGAATACTGACAGGAAAGGGGGCTTTTTTTGTTTTCCAAAAGGTGTCTAGATAATTGAACACCAATGATACTTCACCATATTGATTTAAAAGATGCGATATTGAAAGGATTTAAAAGATGACAAT from Aerococcus urinaeequi includes:
- a CDS encoding NADPH-dependent F420 reductase, which gives rise to MVNITVFGKGNMGSAIGGLFQEAGNDVAYIGSQDGKQALGDIVVLAVPYAAVDGIISNYADELAGKIIVDITNPVNFDTFDGLVVPADSSAAQEIQAKVSGAKVIKAFNTNFGTTLASKQVGDNTTTVLAAGEADAKATFKDALEGSGLNFVDAGELSRARELEAIGFLQITLAAREEIAWTAGFAVVK
- a CDS encoding GNAT family N-acetyltransferase, giving the protein MKIFKHYTQVDTEVLREIWNDILVDGVAFPGLDLYSSAAFEKKLAAYDQVDVLLVDDQIAGYYLIKANNEGRASHVANGTYAVNKAFRGQGLINDLVAKSIETAKMHGFRGIQFNAVVAENKAAIHTYEKFGFEIVGTIPGGFQVKDGRYVDMHIMYLDLTKTNP
- a CDS encoding winged helix-turn-helix transcriptional regulator; this encodes MLAKEELPVCPVATTVDLIVNKWKVLIIRELLKGTYRFNELHRSIEGISQKVLTENLRKLESDGIIQRTVYAEVPPRVEYSLSELGDTLRPIIEVMRAWGNDYLNGNLPGIENTEKN
- a CDS encoding YkvA family protein; amino-acid sequence: MKQTSKMTLGKFAKALFNKETPTYIKAITGLALAYTVFPADVLPDIFGPLGFVDDAAVIGVLTTIAMSLLDNYNEKQSTQTANTHTDFDPNKVIN